The Spodoptera frugiperda isolate SF20-4 chromosome 9, AGI-APGP_CSIRO_Sfru_2.0, whole genome shotgun sequence genome contains a region encoding:
- the LOC118271484 gene encoding mucin-2 isoform X4 has product MRIAALIALVQLSLATAVSDEPKTLTAVELNRELSGDNVLSPFYESSEDAGVTFIRGSRAADSPLSPDIDVQCSGNYIDVTVEFADVFDGIIYSKGYLNDPKCKYVSLGNSQSRYSFRVPLNGCGSRPLCNACGTIDNVLVFQADDLLQGPQDFARKVSCARTSLEVSTGVTASREEHTLKLKPFMVDMLDVVAVEGPAGGVECWMDIQVGVFPNTTPLKNSIKIGEYLTILVYLKDVRNQFSLKIHDCWAYDNENYDGPSTNKIQLTDKNGCPKKKKLIDFWQKTTNTGKSGATLIAYSKVSAFRFPETDQVYLTCNVELCTNNCDSNCGTTEISTTIKPSQCYPGSRDPGCQRITVEPQLKCYPGSLDPRCPQQPTPTTPQLSELTTLRDRRISLPTVIADKYTTTTTPEPPRCFPGSTDPRCPKPTTPEPPRCFPGSTDPRCPKPTTPEPPRCFPGSTDPRCPKPTTPEPPRCYPGSPDPRCPQPPRPTTLTPPTYLPPVTPELKCYPGSSDPRCPQPTTPAPPKCFPGSTDPRCPKPTTPAPPNCYPGNTDPRCPKPTTPAPPRCFPGSTDPRCPKPTTPEPPRCYPGSTDPRCPKPTTPEPPRCYPGSTDPRCPKPTTPEPPRCYPGSTDPRCPKPTTPEPPRCYPGSTDPRCPKPTTPEPPRCYPGSTDPRCPKPTTPEPPRCYPGSTDPRCPKPTTPEPPRCYPGSTDPRCPKPTTPEPPRCYPGSTDPRCPKPTTPKPVCYPGSPDPKCPQPPRPTTLTPPTYLPPVTPELKCYPGSSDPRCPQPTTPAPPKCFPGSTDPRCPKPTTPAPPNCYPGNTDPRCPKPTTPAPPRCFPGSTDPRCPKPTTPEPPRCYPGSTDPRCPKPTTPEPPRCYPGSTDPRCPKPTTPEPPRCYPGSNDPRCPKPTTPAPPNCYPGNTDPRCPKPTTPAPPRCFPGSTDPRCPKPTTPKPVCYPGSPDPKCPQPPRPTTLTPPTYLPPVTPALKCYPGSTDPRCPKPTTPEPPRCFPGSTDPRCPKPTTPAPPNCFPGSTDPRCPKPTTPAPPNCYPGNTDPRCPKPTTPAPPRCFPGSTDPRCPKPTTPEPPRCFPGSTDPRCPKPTTPEPPRCFPGSNDPRCPKPTTPAPPRCFPGSTDPRCPKPTTPEPPRCFPGSNDPRCPKPTTPKPVCYPGSPDPKCPQPPRPTTLTPPTYLPPVTPALKCYPGSTDPRCPKPTTPEPPRCYPGSTDPRCPKPTTPEPPRCYPGSTDPRCPKPTTPAPPRCYPGSTDPRCPKPTTPEPPRCFPGSTDPRCPKPTTPAPPRCFPGSTDPRCPKPTTPEPPRCYPGSTDPRCPKPTTPEPPRCYPGSTDPRCPKPTTPAPPRCYPGSTDPRCPKPTTPEPPRCFPGSTDPRCPKPTTPAPPKCFPGSTDPRCPKPTTPEPPRCFPGSNDPRCPKPTTPKPVCYPGSPDPKCPQPPRPTTLTPPTYLPPVTPALKCYPGSTDPRCPKPTTPESPRCFPGSTDPRCPKPTTPAPPKCFPGSTDPRCPKPTTPEPPRCYPGSTDPRCPKPTTPEPPRCYPGSTDPRCPKPTTPEPPRCYPGSTDPRCPKPTTPEPPRCYPGSTDPRCPKPTTPEPPRCYPGSTDPRCPKPTTPEPPRCYPGSTDPRCPKPTTPKPVCYPGSPDPKCPQPPRPTTLTPPTYLPPVTPALKCYPGSTDPRCPKPTTPEPPRCYPGSTDPRCPKPTTPEPPRCYPGSTDPRCPKPTTPAPPRCYPGSTDPRCPKPTTPEPPRCFPGSTDPRCPKPTTPAPPRCFPGSTDPRCPKPTTPEPPRCFPGSTDPRCPKPTTPEPPRCFPGSNDPRCPKPTTPEPPRCFPGSNDPRCPKPTTPKPVCYPGSPDPKCPQPPRPTTLTPPTYLPPVTPAVKCYPGSTDPRCPKPTTPEPPRCYPGSTDPRCPKPTTPEPPRCYPGSTDPRCPKPTTPEPPRCYPGSTDPRCPKPTTPEPPRCYPGSTDPRCPKPTTPEPPRCYPGSTDPRCPKPTTPEPPRCYPGSTDPRCPKPTTPEPPRCYPGSTDPRCPKPTTPEPPRCYPGSTDPRCPKPTTPEPPRCYPGSTDPRCPKPTTPEPPRCYPGSTDPRCPKPTTPEPPRCYPGSTDPRCPKPTTPEPPRCYPGSTDPRCPKPTTPAPPRCYPGSTDPRCPKPEPPTPSSCYPGSRDPKCPQPFAPASTNPPSTYLPPFPEENEIKSSRVSRLATKDTNEDNVNDYIDSFDFKRTEPRSRKVRDVFGSSESAAFATSGTAIIYIAMGSAVAMIMSITLAIYMYKKNKLRTASVNTTAQSPC; this is encoded by the exons CTGTCGCTCGCTACAGCTGTTTCAGATGAACCAAAAACGCTCACAGCGGTTGAGCTGAACCGCGAGTTGTCCGGAGACAATGTGCTCTCGCCTTTCTACGAAAGTAGTGAGGATGCTGGGGTCACGTTCATAAGAGGATCAAGGGCGGCTGACTCGCCCTTGTCTCCTGATATCGACGTGCAATGCTCAGGCAACTATATCGACGTCACTGTTGAGTTCGCTGACGTTTTCGATGGCATCATTTACAGTAAGGGTTACTTAAATGACCCGAAGtgcaa ATATGTGTCATTGGGCAACAGTCAGTCTCGGTACTCATTCAGAGTGCCACTGAATGGCTGTGGCTCCCGACCTCTCTGCAATGCATGTGGTACCATCGACAACGTACTTGTGTTCCAAGCTGACGACTTGTTGCAAGGACCTCAGGACTTCGCTCGCAAG GTGTCATGTGCCCGCACTTCCCTGGAAGTGTCGACTGGAGTGACGGCGTCCAGAGAAGAGCATACTCTCAAGCTAAAACCTTTCATGGTTGACATGCTTGATGTGGTTGCAGTCGAAGGACCCGCCGGAGGAGTTGAATGCTGGATGGACATCCAAGTAGGAGTCTTTCctaat aCCACTCCACTGAAGAACTCGATCAAAATTGGAGAATACTTGACAATCCTTGTGTATCTCAAGGATGTAAGAAACCAGTTCAGCCTTAAAATACACGATTGCTGGGCTTATGACAACGAAAACTACGATGGTCCTAGTACCAACAAGATTCAACTGACTGACAAGAACGGTTGTCCCAA GAAGAAAAAGCTGATTGATTTCTGGCAGAAAACTACAAACACAGGCAAGAGCGGTGCCACTTTAATTGCCTACAGCAAAGTGAGCGCTTTCCGATTCCCTGAAACCGACCAAGTCTACCTAACGTGTAACGTcgag CTATGCACAAACAACTGCGACTCGAACTGCGGTACCACGGAAATTTCTACAACGATCAAACCATCACAATGCTACCCTGGATCGCGTGATCCTGGATGTCAACGCATCACGGTTGAACCACAACTGAAGTGTTACCCTGGCTCACTTGATCCCAGATGTCCTCAACAGCCAACACCGACGACACCACAACTTTCAGAGCTCACTACACTACGTGATCGGAGGATTTCGTTGCCAACAGTTATTGCCGACAAATATACGACTACTACCACTCCTGAGCCACCACGCTGCTTCCCAGGCTCCACTGACCCCAGATGTCCCAAGCCCACAACTCCTGAACCACCAAGGTGCTTCCCAGGTAGCACTGACCCAAG GTGCCCCAAACCAACTACTCCTGAGCCACCACGCTGCTTCCCTGGCTCAACTGACCCTAGATGTCCTAAGCCAACGACTCCTGAACCTCCACGATGCTACCCGGGTTCACCTGATCCGAGATGTCCACAGCCACCTCGACCTACAACCTTAACGCCACCGACATATTTACCACCAGTAACGCCTGAATTAAAATGCTATCCAGGTTCATCAGACCCTAGGTGTCCACAACCAACCACCCCAGCTCCTCCAAAATGTTTCCCAGGCAGCACAGACCCCAGGTGCCCGAAACCTACAACACCAGCACCTCCTAACTGTTACCCTGGAAACACTGACCCACGTTGCCCTAAGCCAACAACTCCAGCACCACCCAGATGTTTCCCAGGTAGCACTGACCCCAGATGTCCCAAGCCAACGACCCCTGAGCCACCACGTTGCTACCCAGGATCGACTGACCCCAGATGTCCTAAGCCAACGACTCCTGAGCCACCACGTTGCTACCCTGGATCGACTGACCCCAGATGTCCAAAGCCAACGACTCCTGAGCCACCACGTTGCTACCCTGGATCGACTGACCCCAGATGTCCAAAGCCAACGACTCCTGAGCCACCACGTTGCTACCCTGGATCGACTGACCCCAGATGTCCCAAACCAACGACTCCTGAGCCACCACGTTGCTACCCTGGATCGACTGACCCCAGATGTCCAAAGCCAACGACTCCTGAGCCACCACGTTGCTACCCTGGATCGACTGACCCCAGATGTCCAAAGCCAACGACTCCTGAACCACCACGTTGCTACCCTGGATCGACTGACCCCAGATGTCCCAAGCCAACGACCCCTGAGCCACCACGTTGCTACCCTGGATCGACTGACCCCAGATGTCCCAAACCAACCACGCCTAAACCAGTCTGCTACCCGGGTTCTCCGGATCCTAAATGTCCCCAACCACCACGCCCGACAACCTTAACTCCTCCCACTTATTTACCACCAGTAACGCCTGAATTGAAATGCTATCCAG GTTCATCAGACCCTAGGTGTCCACAACCAACCACCCCAGCTCCTCCAAAATGTTTCCCAGGCAGCACAGACCCCAGGTGCCCGAAACCTACAACACCAGCACCTCCTAACTGTTACCCTGGAAACACTGACCCACGTTGCCCTAAGCCAACAACTCCAGCACCACCCAGATGTTTCCCAGGTAGTACTGACCCCAGATGTCCCAAGCCAACGACCCCTGAGCCACCACGTTGCTACCCTGGATCGACTGACCCCAGATGTCCTAAGCCAACGACTCCTGAGCCCCCACGTTGCTACCCTGGATCGACTGACCCCAGATGTCCCAAGCCAACGACCCCTGAGCCACCACGTTGCTACCCTGGATCAAATGACCCCAGATGTCCAAAGCCAACCACACCCGCACCGCCAAACTGTTACCCTGGAAACACCGACCCGCGTTGTCCAAAACCAACAACCCCTGCCCCACCACGGTGCTTCCCTGGCTCAACTGACCCCAGATGTCCAAAGCCAACCACACCCAAACCAGTCTGCTACCCGGGTTCTCCGGATCCTAAATGTCCCCAACCACCACGCCCGACAACCTTAACTCCACCCACTTATTTACCACCAGTGACGCCGGCACTTAAATGTTACCCCGGTTCTACCGATCCCAGATGCCCTAAGCCAACAACTCCCGAACCCCCACGGTGCTTCCCTGGATCCACTGACCCGCGCTGCCCAAAACCTACAACTCCAGCACCCCCAAATTGCTTCCCAGGCAGTACTGATCCTAGATGTCCTAAACCCACTACGCCTGCACCACCAAATTGTTACCCTGGAAACACCGACCCGCGTTGTCCAAAACCAACGACTCCTGCTCCACCCAGGTGCTTCCCTGGCTCAACTGACCCTAGATGTCCTAAGCCAACGACACCTGAGCCACCACGGTGCTTCCCGGGATCAACTGACCCCAGGTGTCCCAAGCCTACGACACCTGAACCACCGCGGTGTTTCCCTGGATCAAATGACCCCAGGTGTCCTAAGCCAACAACCCCTGCTCCACCAAGGTGCTTCCCTGGCTCAACTGACCCCAGATGTCCCAAACCTACGACACCTGAACCACCACGATGCTTCCCTGGATCAAATGACCCCAGGTGTCCTAAGCCAACAACGCCAAAACCAGTCTGCTACCCGGGTTCTCCCGATCCTAAATGTCCCCAACCACCACGCCCAACAACTTTAACTCCTCCCACTTATTTGCCACCAGTGACACCCGCTCTCAAATGCTATCCTGGTTCTACTGACCCTAGATGTCCCAAGCCAACGACTCCCGAGCCCCCACGTTGCTACCCTGGATCGACTGACCCCAGATGTCCCAAACCAACGACTCCTGAGCCACCACGTTGCTACCCTGGATCAACTGATCCCAGATGTCCCAAGCCAACGACTCCTGCTCCACCAAGGTGCTACCCAGGTAGTACCGATCCAAGATGTCCTAAGCCAACGACACCCGAACCACCTCGATGCTTCCCCGGAAGCACGGACCCACGTTGTCCCAAACCAACAACCCCTGCTCCACCAAGGTGCTTCCCTGGTTCAACTGACCCTAGATGTCCCAAGCCAACGACTCCCGAGCCCCCACGTTGCTACCCTGGATCGACTGACCCCAGATGTCCCAAACCAACGACTCCTGAGCCACCACGTTGCTACCCTGGATCAACTGATCCCAGATGTCCCAAGCCAACGACTCCTGCTCCACCAAGGTGCTACCCAGGTAGTACCGATCCAAGATGTCCTAAGCCAACGACACCCGAACCACCTCGATGCTTCCCCGGAAGCACGGACCCACGTTGTCCCAAACCAACAACCCCTGCTCCACCAAAGTGCTTCCCTGGCTCAACTGATCCTAGATGTCCTAAGCCAACGACACCTGAGCCACCACGGTGCTTCCCTGGATCAAATGACCCCAG GTGTCCTAAGCCAACAACGCCTAAACCAGTCTGCTACCCGGGTTCTCCAGATCCTAAATGTCCCCAACCACCACGCCCGACAACCTTAACTCCTCCCACTTATTTACCACCAGTGACGCCGGCACTTAAATGTTACCCCGGTTCTACCGATCCTAGATGCCCTAAGCCAACGACACCCGAATCACCTCGATGCTTCCCTGGGAGCACGGACCCACGTTGTCCCAAACCAACAACCCCTGCTCCACCAAAGTGCTTCCCTGGATCGACTGACCCCAGATGTCCCAAGCCAACGACTCCTGAACCACCACGTTGCTACCCTGGATCGACTGACCCCAGATGTCCCAAGCCAACGACTCCTGAACCACCACGTTGCTACCCTGGATCGACTGACCCTAGGTGTCCCAAACCAACTACTCCTGAGCCACCGCGTTGCTACCCTGGATCGACTGACCCCAGATGTCCCAAGCCAACGACCCCTGAGCCACCACGTTGCTACCCTGGATCGACTGACCCTAGGTGTCCCAAACCAACTACTCCTGAGCCACCGCGTTGCTACCCTGGATCGACTGACCCCAGATGTCCCAAGCCAACGACCCCTGAGCCACCACGTTGCTACCCTGGATCGACTGACCCCAGATGTCCCAAACCAACCACGCCTAAACCAGTCTGCTACCCGGGTTCTCCGGATCCTAAATGTCCCCAACCACCACGCCCGACAACCTTAACTCCTCCCACTTATTTACCACCAGTGACGCCGGCACTTAAATGTTACCCCGGTTCTACCGATCCCAGATGCCCTAAGCCGACAACTCCTGAACCACCACGTTGCTACCCTGGATCAACTGATCCCAGATGTCCCAAGCCAACGACTCCTGAGCCACCACGTTGCTACCCTGGATCAACTGATCCCAGATGTCCCAAGCCAACGACTCCTGCTCCACCAAGGTGCTACCCAGGTAGTACCGACCCAAGATGTCCTAAGCCAACGACACCCGAACCACCTCGATGCTTCCCTGGAAGCACGGACCCACGTTGTCCCAAACCAACAACCCCTGCTCCACCAAGGTGCTTCCCTGGCTCAACTGACCCTAGATGTCCTAAGCCAACGACACCTGAGCCACCACGGTGCTTCCCGGGATCAACTGATCCCAGGTGTCCCAAGCCTACGACACCTGAACCACCGCGCTGTTTCCCTGGATCAAATGACCCCAG ATGTCCCAAACCTACGACACCTGAACCACCACGATGCTTCCCTGGATCAAATGACCCCAGGTGTCCTAAGCCAACAACGCCTAAACCAGTCTGCTACCCGGGTTCTCCCGATCCTAAATGTCCCCAACCACCACGCCCGACCACCTTAACTCCTCCCACTTATTTACCACCAGTGACACCCGCTGTCAAATGCTACCCTGGATCGACTGACCCCAGATGTCCTAAACCAACGACTCCTGAGCCACCACGTTGCTACCCAGGATCGACTGACCCCAGATGTCCCAAGCCAACGACTCCTGAGCCACCACGTTGCTACCCAGGATCAACTGACCCCAGATGTCCCAAGCCAACGACTCCTGAGCCACCACGTTGCTACCCAGGATCGACTGACCCCAGATGTCCCAAGCCAACGACCCCTGAGCCACCACGTTGCTACCCAGGATCGACTGACCCCAGATGTCCCAAGCCAACGACTCCTGAACCACCACGTTGCTACCCTGGATCGACTGACCCCAGATGTCCCAAACCAACGACTCCTGAGCCACCACGTTGCTACCCAGGATCAACTGACCCCAGATGTCCCAAGCCAACGACTCCTGAGCCACCACGTTGCTACCCAGGATCGACTGACCCCAGATGTCCCAAGCCAACGACCCCTGAGCCACCACGTTGCTACCCAGGATCGACTGACCCCAGATGTCCCAAGCCAACGACTCCTGAGCCACCACGTTGCTACCCTGGATCGACTGACCCCAGATGTCCCAAGCCAACGACTCCTGAGCCACCACGTTGCTACCCTGGATCGACTGACCCCAGATGTCCCAAACCAACGACTCCTGAGCCACCACGTTGCTACCCTGGATCGACTGACCCCAGATGTCCCAAGCCAACGACTCCTGAGCCCCCACGTTGCTACCCTGGATCGACTGACCCCAGATGTCCCAAGCCAACGACCCCTGCGCCACCACGTTGCTACCCTGGATCAACTGACCCTAGGTGTCCCAAACCGGAACCTCCAACCCCCAGTTCTTGTTATCCAGGATCAAGGGATCCAAAGTGCCCACAGCCGTTTGCTCCAGCTAGCACTAACCCACCTTCAACTTATTTGCCACCATTCCCAGAAGAAAATGAAATCAAATCTTCTAGAGTCAGCAGATTAGCAACTAAGGACACTAATGAAGATAACGTCAACGATTATATAG ATTCGTTCGATTTCAAGCGAACAGAACCAAGATCAAGAAAAGTTCGTGACGTATTTGGTAGCAGCGAAAGTGCTGCCTTTGCAACAAGTGGCACTGCCATCATATACATTGCCATGGGATCAGCTGTAGCAATGATCATGTCAATCACACTTGCCATTTATAtgtacaagaaaaataaactaagaacTGCGTCTGTAAACACAACTGCGCAAAGCCCctgttaa